CGTTTACGTCCGCTTCAACTAGAAGCGATTTTCGATGGACAATCACTTGCCGGCTGGAACAAGGATAAGGCCGAGGCAAGCCGGTTTGAGATTACTGACGACGGCGAGCTCCGCGTCCTCGATGGCCGCGGCCAGTTGGAGAGCAAAAAATCCTACGGCGATTTTCTACTCCAGCTCGATTGCCGCGTCGATGGCGACGGCCTGAACTCAGGCGTCTTCTTCCGCTGCATTCCAGGCGACTTCATGATGGGCTACGAATGTCAGATCAGTAACGCGATGAAAGACGGCGACCCCACCCAACCCGCCGACTGCGGCACCGGCGGCATCTTCCGCCGCCAGAATGCCCGCCGTATCGTGGCGAAAGACCGCGAGTGGTTCACGATGACGCTGCTTGCCAACGGACCCCATATGGCCTCGTGGACAAACGGCTACCAAGTGAGTGATTGGACCGACACTCGCGAGCCGCACGAGAACCCACGAAAGGGCCTCCGCTTAGAGCCCGGTACGCTGGCCATTCAAGGGCACGATCCAACAACAGATATTCGGTTTAAGAACATCAGGATTGTTGAGTTTCCAGAGAAGAAATAGGACGCGGAAGAACGCGGATTGGGCGGATACGAAATCGTCCCGGAGGGACGGAACGTTAATAGCCCCGGGATAAATCCCGGGGCTATTAACGCGTGCCGCTTGCCACTCGATTGACTCCGAACCAAAATACTGAATTCACGCTCTCTCAGATAATCACACCCCCCACCTACGCTCACACACAGAAAGATCGTTTCGATGCCTAGTTGCGTTTTGGCTTATTCCGGCGGCTTGGATACCTCCGTCATTCTTGGTTGGCTGCAGGACGAGGGCTACGACGTCCACGCCGTGTACGTCGATCTCGGTCAGCCTTGCGAGGACCGCGAGGCAATCATGAAGAAGGCCACCGACAACGGCGCAGTCTCCGCGCGGCTGATCGATGCCCGTGAGGAGCTCTGCCGCGACTTCGCGTTTCCCGTGTTGCAATGGCAAGCCAAGTACGAAGGTATCTATTTGCTGGGGACTTCAATTGCCCGACCGTTGATCTCGAAGATCTGCCTCCAAGTCGCGCGTGAAGTTGGCGCAGTTGCCTACGCTCACGGTGCTACCGGGAAGGGGAATGATCAGTGCCGTTTTCAGTTGGCTGCTGAAGCACTCGACCCAAATGTAAAAATCATCGCTCCTTGGCGAATCGAGGAATTTCGTAATAAGTTCCCCGGTCGGACCGAAATGATCGACTACTGCGATGCCAAGAAAATCCCTGTGAAGGCGTCCATCGAAAAGCCGTACAGCTCTGACGAAAACTGCCTGCACATTAGCTACGAGGCCGGCAAGCTGGAAGACCTCACCGTTAATGGAGTCGAAACCGTCGACTTCGGCATGGGTGTCTCGCCACAGGAAGCGCCGGACAAAATCGAAGAAGTCACCATCGGTTTTGAGGCAGGCGTGCCCGTATCGGTCAACGGACAGGCGAAGTCGCCGCTGGAATTGGTCGAAACGCTCAACGAAATCGCTGGACGCAACGGCGTGGGTCGGATTGACATTGTCGAGAACCGTTTCGTCGGCATGAAAAGCCGCGGCGTTTATGAATCGCCGGGCATGACGGCTCTCTACGCCGCCCATCATTGCCTGGAAGAGTTGACGCTCGACCGCGATCTCGTCCACCTCCGCGATCAGCTCGCCCCCGTCGTCGCGGAGATGGTCTACTACGGCTTCTGGTACGTCCCCAAGATGGATGCGTTGCTCGCGTTCATCAAGGAAGCCCAGCAGCCAGTGACCGGCGAAGTAACGCTAGGCCTCTACAAAGGCAACGTGATGATCCACAGCCGCACCAGCCCAAACAGCCTCTACGATGCGGAGATCGCCAGCATGGAAGGCGGCGGCAGCTACGATCAGACCGACGCGGAAGGATTCTTGAGGATCATGGGGCTGCCAAGTCGGGTGGCTGGAACCGTTCGACCTCGAGAATATTGATCGCAACAAAGTCTCGCGCAGAGTCGCAGAGACGCAGAGCTTCAACTTCAATTCTTAGTAGCAATAGAACCTCTCGAATGCGGTGCAAAGACGAATTCCCTCACGGCTTGACCAACTGACCACTGCGCCTCCGCGTCTCTGCGCGAGACAATCATGTATCTCTTAGAGAATCCCGTCCTCCAACGTGAGCTCGTCTCGAACCTCCGCATGACACGGAGCTTCGTCTTGCTGGCGGCTTATGTCGGGCTTTTGGGTCTTCTGGTTTACGCCGCATGGCCGGGCGAGCAGAAGCTCGACCTTGCGCGGCCGGAGAAGGCGCAGGAGTTGGTCAATCTGTTCTTCTTCGGGCAGTACCTTCTCGTCTCCTTGATGACGCCCAGCTTTGCGGCCGGGGCAATTACCGGCGAGAAGGAACGCGAGAGCTTTGAGATGCTGATGGCCTCTCCCATCAAGCCGGGAGCAATCGTCCTGGGCAAACTGGCGGCGTCGCTCACACATTTGGCCATCCTGATGGTGTGCTCACTGCCGATCGTGATGCTCTGCTTGCCGTTGGGTGGTGTTTCGCTCTATGAGGTTTTCGCTGCGTACTTTGCGATGGTTACCTCGGTGGCGCTCTTTGGCATGATCTGCCTCTGGTGCAGCAGCTTCTTCGGTAGGACGAGTGCCGCCCTCGTGGTGAGTTATTTAATCATTCTGCCCTTAGTTATGGTTGGAGTATTGATTTGGCAAGCCTTTCAACAGAACGCTTCCTTGCGACTGCTGATATTCACCACTGTAGCGCCTATCGCATGCGGTTCGGTCGCAGTTCTACTGTGGTACGACATTACACGACGCCTCCTAAGTGCCCAAGACTTGGGAACCGAGGGAAAACAAACGATCGACCTGGAGACTGAAGCCAAGGAAGCCGTCGGGCTCTACATCAATCGCGAAGATTGGCCCGATCGGATGTTTGCTCCACCAAAGCGGACGACTTTTCTGGAAGAGAAGGCCAATCCGATCTACGACAAGGAGATCCGCAGCGAAATATTCAGTCAAGGAACACTCATGCTGCGACTGGTGATCCAGATCAGCATGTTTCTGGCGTTGTTCGTCATGGCGGTCTGCTTGTATCTCTATCCGCAGCATGCGGCTTGGTACATCGCTTACGTCTTGATGTTTAACCTGCTCGTCGGCCCCGTCTTCTCCGCTGGCAGCATTACCAGCGAACGCGAACGACAAACGCTCGACCTCTTGCTGACAACGCTGATCACCCCTTGGCAGATGCTTTGGGGAAAGTTGTTCTCGGGGTTGCGAGTCTCCTCCGTGCTGACAGGTTTTCTGCTCTGGCCGGTCGTTCTCGCGTGTATTCTGCCGAGTGACTACTGGTCGAACCTGCCCACGATGGGCGGGTACCTACTGATTGTCGCGGCGTGTGCGATCACGACGGCAATGGTTGCTCTGTTCTGTTCGACACTGTTCCGCAAGTCGGCAACCGCCCTGATGGCTTCCTACTTGATTCTGGCGACGCTGTTCCTAGCCCCCTCGGCTGCGAATGTGTTCACGGACACTTTTTTGCAGGATAGCGATGCCGACAGGATCGCTGAACTCACCCAGATCACCAGCCCCTTCGCGGCAAGCTTCAACCTACCGCTGAACGTTACCACCAAAGATCGAAGTGGCAAAGAGACGGCAGTCAGCAATGTCGACCGCATCGATGTGCGGATCTTCTGGGGTTACCTCGGGTTTAGTTTGCTGCTCAACGGAGGTTTGCTGCTTGCAATGAGCTGGCTATTTAACGTGCGCTGGCGTGTCTCCGAGTGAGTTCACAGTTACGCCTTGAGGCGGCCCAACGTTTGCCCAATCCCTCACGCTCTATCAAAGCCGCCTGAAGGCGGAACTACAGGCAATCATGATCATCCTACTATCCCCTGCAAAGACACTCGATTTTGAGAATACGGCATCGACCGACGAATCGACGAAACCACATTTCCACTCACAGGCAAATCGCCTGGCGGAAGAAGTCGGTAAGTGTTCGATAGCTGAGCTTTGCAAGCTGATGAGTGTCAGCGAGAACCTTGGAAATCAAGTCCACGGCTTTTT
The Lacipirellulaceae bacterium genome window above contains:
- a CDS encoding ABC transporter permease subunit, which codes for MYLLENPVLQRELVSNLRMTRSFVLLAAYVGLLGLLVYAAWPGEQKLDLARPEKAQELVNLFFFGQYLLVSLMTPSFAAGAITGEKERESFEMLMASPIKPGAIVLGKLAASLTHLAILMVCSLPIVMLCLPLGGVSLYEVFAAYFAMVTSVALFGMICLWCSSFFGRTSAALVVSYLIILPLVMVGVLIWQAFQQNASLRLLIFTTVAPIACGSVAVLLWYDITRRLLSAQDLGTEGKQTIDLETEAKEAVGLYINREDWPDRMFAPPKRTTFLEEKANPIYDKEIRSEIFSQGTLMLRLVIQISMFLALFVMAVCLYLYPQHAAWYIAYVLMFNLLVGPVFSAGSITSERERQTLDLLLTTLITPWQMLWGKLFSGLRVSSVLTGFLLWPVVLACILPSDYWSNLPTMGGYLLIVAACAITTAMVALFCSTLFRKSATALMASYLILATLFLAPSAANVFTDTFLQDSDADRIAELTQITSPFAASFNLPLNVTTKDRSGKETAVSNVDRIDVRIFWGYLGFSLLLNGGLLLAMSWLFNVRWRVSE
- a CDS encoding argininosuccinate synthase; translation: MPSCVLAYSGGLDTSVILGWLQDEGYDVHAVYVDLGQPCEDREAIMKKATDNGAVSARLIDAREELCRDFAFPVLQWQAKYEGIYLLGTSIARPLISKICLQVAREVGAVAYAHGATGKGNDQCRFQLAAEALDPNVKIIAPWRIEEFRNKFPGRTEMIDYCDAKKIPVKASIEKPYSSDENCLHISYEAGKLEDLTVNGVETVDFGMGVSPQEAPDKIEEVTIGFEAGVPVSVNGQAKSPLELVETLNEIAGRNGVGRIDIVENRFVGMKSRGVYESPGMTALYAAHHCLEELTLDRDLVHLRDQLAPVVAEMVYYGFWYVPKMDALLAFIKEAQQPVTGEVTLGLYKGNVMIHSRTSPNSLYDAEIASMEGGGSYDQTDAEGFLRIMGLPSRVAGTVRPREY